The DNA region taatattaacataaaaattaaatgaggaCATGACCATCAGGCTAATTTCATCACAAGTATCACCATCAAGGTCAAAtccttttatatttaaaaacaagtttatatatatattttttttttcttattattatatttatttaggtCAACACAGAAACAACTTGCCTTCAAGCAGGACAACTGGCCATTGGCCTGTTTGAGATATTGAGCAAGAATCGAGGTTGGAAGTGTACAAACACTGTCTTTAATGTGTACGACATTCACCAACGCAacctatttaaataaaaaaattaatattattatttaaaatatatattattaaatgttattaaatgttttttatataaattacagtTTCATCTGGATGTGGATCTCTGTTGTCTtttcttgttaaaaatataacaagtgGATAACAAAGTCGTGGTGGTGTACCAAGTTCTAATTCTGGTGCTGGTAATGATAGTCTAAGTGTTTCTTCACCATGTGGTTGtctactaaaaaataaaaaacataattaaatattaaaattaatataatttaattggtaattattatttaaaaaaaaataatatacatttgtgGTGGTGTTAAATATTGTGCATGTCCTTGAAGTAGTGTACCATTTAATGATGCATCCCTCATTGCATTCCATGGTTTCCAAAGTGCCAGATGAAGTTCACGTATGCTTACACCCCAAATTGCCTGAAGGGAATATTCAACTTGGCTTGAAACTTCACACTCAACttctgtaaaattatttaaatttatttttaaatatataactgttttattatcagagtaccgttttttttttttttttataataatcatgataattattgcaatgatttgtattattatatggtaaattaattttgcaagaaaaatatttgaaaaaaaaaaaaaacacaccgttacaatgaaaattttttgagacTGTGAGGTCAATGATCTTTCACGAGAGTTGGATGTTCATTTTGAGGAGGTCAAGAACCGATTGAGAATGAATACGAACGTGTTggtgaccaaaaaaaaaaaaggaaacagGACATCGAACTTTGTTTTATATCaagattgaattttaaaattttatttctatcttaaatataaaaatttcgaatgaattaaaaatttaatagcaatattatttaattaacatgaatgatatttaaaaataatattaaattttttatatcatggATAATATATTGTTCAATGGATCATCAAAAaggataatattattattttgttgcaaAAGTGAAAGTTAAGCCGGACCAACATCGACCAAGATGCCTAGAAATACTCTGCTATTTTATACAATCTTGTTGTTGCAATACATCCCATTAACCAGGTCATtcatattattgaaaaaaaaaaaataataatattaattattattattaaatttcgtCAACATTTACCAActattttaatcataaaaaatttgcaaatatatatgaaaaaaaaaaaaaagatacatgACCTTCataatgttataaaaattacctTTCAAATATTACGTatgtgatatttttaaattaatttaaaataattataaatatgtatattatttaaataatgataatatttacaaaaaaattttgatgtaataataaattcatgacgttaattttttaagttaaacTTTTGATTGAGtgggttttttaaatttgtaagatttgatctatttttattttgtaatttgagattaattttgttaagtaatttttttttaaacaaaaaagaaacagGATCCATGGAAAAACTAAACAAAtaaggtcttttttttttttgtaatatataaactGTGTGATTATTTTGTTGCTCGATTATCAAATCAATATTGCGTCATTTAGCAACGTGCTGTTgagtattttctatttatctgTCTTGAGATTGTCAGTCAGTCTCTTTGATTACgccaacttttatttttactaatattAAAGTTGACTGTCTTGATAAGGAAAATTTGGGCTTGAAAAAATAGatagtaatgaaaaaattatcagagAAAAATTTAGGCGTTTTattagattttaaaaatgccTAGGAAGTTGATTATTTTCGTAGGCTTGTCGTGGATAAGCTGGAGGTAtaagtaatttttcaaatttgtgTAGAAACAATTCACTTTGCGCACTGATCAAATccctgaatttaatttaacaactaaattaaaataacctTAACTTTTAACAAGCATTGAAGGCACATTGTCATTTAGTATGATTCATTTTTTGCAGATACATATTTACGaaacataattaatatataaaaataaaaaaaaaaaaaacggccTCGCCAGGAATTGAACTCAAGGCCTTGAAAGTTTAAAAACCAGAGGTCAAAACAATTTGTCGTTAAAATAACAAGCGTGAGTTCAATTCCAACCagtatcataatttattttttcaatatttcaatgGATATTTGAgactataattattatttttttataaaatagaaatgttttaaattcaaaaggGGTGAATGTGACAATAAGAAAGTTAGATAAATGAATGTATGTGACCTCGGGgtccaaggatttacgccAAATTGAGCTgtaccattttattttttttcctcaacaatttacaataaattaaattaaactaaaaaaaaaacaaagtaaataataatagctattttaaattgtaaaaaatgtagttgtttttttttttttttaaattgtattttttgtatacTTATTGATTGAGAATTTAAGAAATAAgttggattttttattattttttttcttcatcaagcTGAACACGACTGCATCAACAACGGGGAGACTTGATCAAGGCTATCAACTTGGGTTTAATACTGGCCCCTTAAGGATTTATCGGTCGACTGGGTTCACAAATttccatatatttattttattttttttttttgtgcaatatagctgcttttttttaatcacattTTAGTTTTCTTATTTTGCAAATATGTGCAAtctttattgatgataaatattcttttaaaaaacaataaatataattaattgcttgtaaattttaaatttattatttgtgatAAAGCTGTCTAAAATattgatgacaaaaaaatttctctttgCTTGTAATTTACATggaaatattgtaaattaaattgattaataattgatatcaTTGTGAGCTTATTATTagcttataaaataattatttttaattgtataaataattatttgaaagatGTTTAATTATCGcaaattattatcttcataTTGTTGATTCAACAAACAAGTGAATCGTGACTTATCACAACTTCCCACATGCATAAATAttgttgtgtattttttttttatttttattttttatattttacataacaACACATCTAAATAATACTCAAGAAAGTTTTATTATGACaacttataataatatttcataaagaaacataaagaaaaacaactcGAAATATGttgcataaaatttatataaattttcatgaatttagaattgaaactttttctattttactaTAGAAAATATTGTCATCCAAACTTGACAAtgtaataaaactaaaaaatttatacaaataaaaaattttctatatagtataataattaaaataaaaagcaattaatattaatttaataaaaaaaaattaaaaggatatttattaaatattttttccggAATAAAgatgtaatattttaattgttatttgcaaattaattgataagcACGTGCTTATATTAATGACAcaaggaaaaaattattatccggaataataaatatccaaggaaaattaattttttattcaattgtttaaataaaaatttattatttaatttaaaaaatactttaactAGTATTTAAATGACTCTTTCaatgacaatttatatttttcgttagaaatttttttaagagaaTCGAAATGTAACACGAATTTCGATTCatgttggaaattttttttttctcgtttaaatatttttaaattaatcaattgtaaatatacaagaaatattttgaataaaaaatttaaattatataaaatttggaGTAAAATAACAAGacacattttaattaaaaaaatttcagctaatatttttcaacacagctgtgtaattataaaaattatttaatttctaaaatttcaacatttaagataatttatttaattacacaGAAATGTTGTTCTAtgtatatttactatttttttttggattaataacaagtaaattaattagttcAAAGTCTATTTATTGAGCTGCTAATTTTCTGGTATTTGAGGAGACTATTTAAAGTGGTTACAGGGCCAACAAAAGGTACATGGTTAATTGTggtgatgatttttaaaatttatactaaaCCACAAACTAAAATCAAAGCcaaagataatattattataaatttccaCAACAAATATCTCCTCAAAATTCACAATATGactagaataattttataatttaaaaacgaaTGACTCcagtatttattattctattgattttaaaagaaaattgttattaaattaaactagaaaaaaaaattaaatccaagtcaattaaatataaaaaggcttatgaaaaataaaaacaataaatttttctaaaatttacatgttttcTATCAatgataatcatgaaaaatgatgtaaattttttcGATGGTGAGTCTCATCAACagcatcaaaaatataataaaaaaattaacattatttattaataataataacaaattattgtaaaacttACCAGCATATGTGCTTTTAGAACTTTCATGAAGTTTAAATGTAAAAGGAATGTGAaccttcatcatcttcatttgTGGTATTCTTGGTGAATGTGGCATGGCACCAGCATTACCACCAAACATAAAATCATCACCGTGAACACGAAGTACCATATTcctttaaacaaaaataacatgcaaattaacaaatcaacaaactcattgttatttaatattaatgttattatttcttttcatggtcaatgtatatattatttgatatttttattacaagtaTTTTGTAACTTTTGTTAATCAAGTATTACACAATAATTAGTGTATAgaaaataccttttttttaaaaaaaaaaaatttatttattatatattctttcTCTCTATGTAtacttaatttaatttactatgtTACATTGTataatagtatatattttttattttttttaacggtaaatttaaaattattgctgCACGTGTTTAGTTGGTATTACAAAGGCGATTAAAATTATCTagaatttttctaaaaaataaaataggaaCAATAATCTCTGGATAAAAAACagcttaaataattgaataaaaaatatttataaaaaccataaattaatttaattaataaggaaaaaaataatctgctttataaaaaaaaattaaaattttttataattttaattcaaacatcaataaaatttacctacagataatgctaaaaaatggtaaattttattattaaatttggagatgaataaattatttaaaaaaaaaaaaaaaggtgtaaAACTTTACCAATGATATTCCACCTTGAAACAAGGTTACACAcatacattaatatatttgtgtatatttaaattgacattgTATAGACTGcgccacaaaaaaatataaataataaataatataaaaataaattaattgttaattttttaaataaacttaccgcattacaattaaaaatacaccaaataaacatattattaGAAACACCGCAAATACAGccaatatatttgataactcAACAACTGAAATCAGCATTGCCGTcattttttcacaaattttttaaataattatatttacacaaaatagcacaattaaataataataaaaatgtttttttaaaaatttattattcacaataattaataacaataattaaaattttatttcgatttttgactttgattttttatctatttttttaaatattattttcataaaaaatattaaatggaaaccggatataaaatttataataaaaaattataatcatattgttttttatagtaTCATTAATACACCactaatgtttatattttaattttatttataatgattaaaaaaaaaagaaagaaaaaaaaaaaaaaaatacttgataatcgAAATGCCTGATAATACTTGATAGAAATATTAATCTCTCccttatttataaataaataaataaattatttttttttattatccaacATCACGTAAACTAATACACTTGTTATACAtttgtcaatgattttttatttttattacacacTTATTGGAAgactttatgtattttttttatttttggagtaaaaaaaaaaaaaatgtaaaaattcgCTTGACGTTTGGGAATTGTTAAACGTCAATAAAGCcggttttatttattgacaattgtttataaaaattgttgaattttttataaattatattagtatttttcattgataaattgtgATGACACAAATCACTAGAATTAACACGACGAATGAGCGAATTTTGCTACGCCGCGTCGCCGCCGCGGTCCACGCATCCAGCTcgtgttgttaaatttttgacACTAAAATATCAACTGACTGACACATTTGGCTGAGAGAGATAAAGTgagacaaaattattataaatgtattaatgCATATGCACACATGGAACACACACAATTAACCCTTTTTCTTGGAGAGGgagagaaaataaaactaGCGTGTTGATTATTCACCAAAATTTACTAGAAatatagtgtttttttttttttttttgattgaggTAATTCACTTTACCTGTCctctattgaaaatttaattaactggAATTACAATAGCTACAAGTAATGACATCTgtagcttaaaaaaatatttcttacttagcaacaaaaaaaaaaagtaaacaaacAAAAGCCACATGAAAAAAGTGACGATAATTGGAGCAgtatcatttgttattttgataataattattaattttattaatcaattttatgaagataaaaatatgcaaaataatattggTCTAGATTTTGAGGTATTTGGAAGAGTacaaggtaatttttttttggcatttaATGAAGACAATTTGTTATCATTTTTgatagaaattaattaatttttttttgatgttacaGGTGTATTTTTTCGTAAGGTGAGTTGTAAAATTAGgaagaattaattaatctgtaattaattaattggggCTAGTCATGTAGACAATGACGTTGCCATCAATATATTTGTCATTGtagtgataataaattaattgttgttaaaaatttattttaattagtatacacaaaaaaaagctgaagaattatttataaaaggcTGGTGTATGAACACAAAAGAAGGAAGTGTCGTTGGTAGACTTGAAggtgataaacaaaaaattgaagaaatgtaaatattttttttataaacaatttaaacaatataagcaatattaaatttaaataatattttttcaggaaaGAGTGGCTAAGAGTTACAGGAAGTCCTCAGTCATCAATTGTTgatgtcaaatttaaaaatgaacaaataattgacaaaattaattatcccaattttgcaattaaaaaataaattcaattacttcaattaaaaaaaaaaaaatccatcaattatatttaaaataacaattttccatttcttttgttaatatacattttcctcaataatttaaatacagtataaataaacaattaaaacaaagacaaaaaaaaaatatttatttttctttttatttcgtcgtattttatttagagaaatagaaagagaaaaagagagattGTTGCAACCGTCATTGCTTCACAACTTGTAacaggaaatatttttttcatttcatgtTGAAAAAGCGCACTGTGAgcatcttatttatttacaaaataaaattaaataactaaatttacaatataataaactccaaataaaaaacaaagtgtaaatttaaaaaataataaataatttacaaatttaattttaaatattttgtgataatatattgttgatattatgaggtgctttaaattattttttaaacatacatgGCATCCACAACAGGTGAGAATTTTAATgatcaaataaaatcaaaaattcttttaaaataattcattttttactagtttgtaatatttttaaaaattattttcatattgtttttaattaatgttttttttatttataatcggcattggtttatttaattgtttattatttataattttttatcaatgtagttttttaaatgtaaattaaaaacactgTCGTGGTTGTTGATCGatatcaaataattacatCGTTGCGTCACTCGATCACTGTGATCGATAcccaatgaaaaataatcagaaaaaatataattttttcaacaataatttaaagtcAATGAActcagttttaaaaataagctactttcaaaattttacatttgatatttcgttgaaaaaatatacattgatgaataatttttatttacaaggtcgttggttttttttatatttttttttcaaacaagtTTTTCAAGACTTATCGCaaaatgacataaaaataaatcaccgTGAATGTAATtgtatgaaattattattttccattagttgactattgaaaaatagtgttattattatttttctgttgaagaatttaaattttttaggacAAAAACAgctttaatgataaaaaaaaaaaatgtaaaaattattgacccAAATTGTTTTGTTGTGGTGATGACTATTTTTGGTCTGTGACAACAACAGTTTCACTTGAGTTTACTTTCACTCTTGAATAATCAATCGATCTTAAAATCAGCtggtattaatattatcaataaatatttaaaatattttcatgttaacagtaaaaaaatttttaaaaaatattcaaattctTCCGGgcgaaattaaattattcaatttcgtttttttttttttttatctttcaatgaaataaatcaCACAAGAAAaagagtaaattaatttttaatatatgtacATTGATAAAAGATCAGAAggttaaatttgatattgaaaaaaaaaataattaatatttgtttaatgaGATTTAACTAGTCAATCAAGTTGCAGTATTTTGTAActgatttttgtaaaaaaaataattaaattgttgattaattgtttacattgaaattaaatatttaataattcgaGGAATTTCAAATGGATATTATTGTGGTTAGTCATTTCAAcgttatcatcatcaacaacaaatattaaaaaaaccggatttgaaaaaaataaaaaatatgtccTTGGCGGTTGATTTGGctttcttaaaaatttttatatttttttttaaattttgttttctaaaaaattgtataaatatttatttaaaattgatttttttatttaaaatatattttaaattattcaattttttcaattgataaatttacaattgattaatttttctacaaataatttttatttgtcatagAATTATTAAGAGTCTctcctcaatttttttcttgaattttttgtcttgtaaatgaataatttgttGGGACTTTATTTTAGATAGATAATCCATCAAGTTTTGCAACAACACAAAATGAGGAAGTTAATGAAAACGGTACTGAACTTGATGAAGTTAAAGTTGTGAGCATTAATGAACCATCAACATctagacaaaataaaatatcctgtTCAAACGGTGGATGTCAAAAAACAGTTATGAAAAAAGCTGGAGCTGAAAGCCCGTGGcattattataaaactatttttttaatattttttattgttgcatTAATAGTATGGATAATAGTGTACACTTTACTCTCAAGCTATGATTTAttgtgaaattattatttcaagtgaaaacaaaaaacaaaaaaaaaacattttataaatttttgtgattttatttttccttttttttaaaaatagttttgtaaatttttattttttttctataacatgtagataaatattcattaaaaaaggtatttattttaataactttaaaatttatttattattttaattttatacctttttttttttttattacaggaAGTACAAGATGATGAAGGCCAAAGGAACACTTTGCATCCatcaaaacaaattaaaatattaataaaatattattattaaataatgttattatgataataattaattttttttatttaaaatgatttaataaattaatggatAAAATTTGCTTATCCATCTATCCatatagaatatatttttttcttcgaaacgttaataaaatgcttttcgaaaattaaactaatattttattcattttcaaatttcgaattaataaattccattgaatttttaatatattttttatgttgttaaaaagatgttatttaaatacccAGCTAGATGCCAAGATACAACATATGCTtctgatgaaaatatttgttaaaatttttttttgtgtgtcaAGCTTGTGCAAATGTGTTGTTAACAGCTTCCACAGATTTTGCAAAGAATTAGTACagcctgaaaaaaaatatttaccagttttaaaaatattatcatattgtaaacaaaaatattattcatttacttAATTTACCAAGCATGGTATCTTAGCACTATTTTTCATGTCCTCCTTTGCTTCGTCTTCTGCTGGCTGCACACTTTCCTTGCTCGTGTTGCATGATTAGCGACTTTTCTTATCGTTATCTCAACCactagaattattattatattttattattatttgttgttgtttacctattttatttttttttatttattttctttttacagaCAACAAAGAGTACATCTgcaagaaaaagataaatcactgaataaaaaataaatattaatttaaaaaaagaaaaaatcattataaaattaatttaaaagaaaatatttttgttttttttattactttttaaaatatattaattttgttgtggTAATTTTTACATATCAGCAATACTCCACTTGTATGCCTCTTCTTCAACAGCAGTACGTGAATTTCTAGCATCAAACCAACGTTTTTCATAGCTATTACTTCTGTCAACACCGTCCCATCGACAACCAGGTCTAATGCCAAAACGATTTGGCATGTATGAACCTTGAAATGTTGGTTTATCTGGTTGTCTTTTGCCTTCCTTGATTTGTTTTTCCTTGACGTACTCCAACATTGGATCCTCAGCATGTAACATTCTACGTTGATGAGCATCAAGATCAGCATCATCAGCATATCTTGCCATTGGCTTATTCATTTCATAAGCatcttgatttaatttttctgtatGATCCTCTACTTGTTTCAATctgttaaattacaaattaatattagctataatttatttatgaaaatattaattattgataaattaaaaaatatacaaacccTTTGCCCCATTTGGcgtatttttcatcaatttctgCTTGacgtttttctttttctcttttttccaATGCTTCAGCAGCAAAATCACGTCTTCTTCCAGTTTTTTTATCACGAAAAACTGGTACTTGACTAGCTCcagttatatttttacttagctgtaaattaaatcaattattattaataaaattagtcaattagaaataaaaatttaatatttatttaccttgtTATATAATTCAGCTTCTCGACGTCGTGGATGTTTTCTTCGAGGTGGACTAAGATCTGAATCTGGTCCACGTTTGTTTAGATGGTGAATTACTGGTcgtattgaatttatatcaatgtcatcatcaataattttaactctgtaataataaatttatttcttattaatattgaaaaatttattggagTAAACAACAAACATAACCATACGTTTACGTCTGTTTTATTGCTACAAGTTATATCTTAATAATACTTACGTTATATTCCCAATTTTCgccttcttcttctttttcgaATCATCACCAGAACttgaatacttttttaaataattttgttgatttaattcaaCGTTAACCATTTTTCAATGTTGCTTTAATTAGCTTTTAAATAGTGACTTTTGACTGACAGTTGTGGACAGTGTTAGCAATCAATTTTATGCTTAAATATGCTTTGATTTGTTAAACAACAAACTTGTTGAGAatctcttttttaattaaaaaatacaatctattattatttattaataattaaattataatcagGCACATTTGTTGAAgtttaattgacaaaaaaaattacattcttTTGGTACTATTTGCCGGTGGATATttaccttaattttttatcggTACTTTAGTACTTTGATACGGTATGTAATAAATACAATACGTACTGTACAACACTGTACGACAgacatgtttatatttacattttttacatttaaaaaaaaaaaaatcttttttgcAATCCTTCAAATTTTGTCCAactaataattacaaattaaaaaatataaataaattaaataaaatagtaaacaatcaatatattattctgCATATTCATCaaagtaaatatttgtatacgcatttcaataataattaaataaaaaaatgcaatcataattaataaaaaaaaaagaataataattgcGCAAAATGATTATCCCATATTCTTATCTTTCAGGTGACTCATGGATTGTTTTTAATTAGCCGTCATTAAAAGGAAAAGGAGAGAAAAACACAAGAAAATCAATCAAAGTGAGACAGCTAATTTAGCACGTGACCGACACCTGTCGCATCTTTATATAAAACAGATGTGTTACATTACTGATCAGTCATCACAGATACATTGACAACTGTTGTACTAAAAATCTCTATAATAGTCAACAAATAATTGTCTGTAATTGTCATcacaattgttaataaataatctacaAAATGGTGACTGGTAGAGCATTACATTTTGTCTTTAAAATTGCTGATCGTGGCTTGACAGCAAAATTTTATCGTGAAATTCTAGGAATGAAGGTTAGTAAAGTTGGATCaataaatgtcaaattaatatgttgaaataataacaacaattattttaataattaggtTCTTAGACATGAAGAATTTAGTGATGGTTGTGATGCAGCTTGCAATgggtaaagaaattttaattaaatgttattcttgttgttgaaaaatatttagtaacaattgttaaatttttttattgatctaGACCTTATGCTAATCGTTGGAGTAAAACAATGATTGGATATGGTCCAGAAGACAGTCATTTTGTCATCGAGCTTACTTACAATTATGGAATTAAAAGCTATGAACTTGGTAATGATTTTCAAGGTATTACTATTCGTTCAAGTGATGTCATTGAAcgtgccaaaaaaaataattggccAATCAGTTATGACAATGACATTGCTGTTCTTCAAGCACCTGGCGGCTACAAATATTACGTAATAAATCAGCCACAATCTGATAATAAAggtatatcatttttttatttttaatttcatacaATGTAATCAAGTACATTAATTAcattgttgatatatattttattgatagatCCAGTTGAAAAAGTAACTTTGTCAAGTTCAAATCTTGATAAGAGTATTGCATATTGGAAAGATTTGCTGGCAATGAAAGTTTATGATCAAAATGATAGTAAAGTTGTTCTTGGATATGGTGATAATCAAACGAAACTTGAATTGAAACTCATTGGTaagattaattaaatcaacaaatattattatgatgttataataattgttgtattaAATAGGTACTGAAATTAATCATGCTAA from Aphidius gifuensis isolate YNYX2018 linkage group LG5, ASM1490517v1, whole genome shotgun sequence includes:
- the LOC122858405 gene encoding cell growth regulator with RING finger domain protein 1-like isoform X2 is translated as MTAMLISVVELSNILAVFAVFLIICLFGVFLIVMRNMVLRVHGDDFMFGGNAGAMPHSPRIPQMKMMKVHIPFTFKLHESSKSTYAEVECEVSSQVEYSLQAIWGVSIRELHLALWKPWNAMRDASLNGTLLQGHAQYLTPPQIQPHGEETLRLSLPAPELELGTPPRLCYPLVIFLTRKDNRDPHPDETVALVNVVHIKDSVCTLPTSILAQYLKQANGQLSCLKQLYLATGNSTSYDEGDVSSGIGPALALAEPCNNSNGNTRDALVASGASDNEGSLWNSAGEQLCVVCQYFPLSRALLPCRHTCICASCFGKLDRCPMCRSPIKSYFCIRGEEYMPNDNDINPCKQRQATHGPSHWLHDWNDRLTDFLGFAR
- the LOC122858405 gene encoding cell growth regulator with RING finger domain protein 1-like isoform X1 — protein: MTAMLISVVELSNILAVFAVFLIICLFGVFLIVMRNMVLRVHGDDFMFGGNAGAMPHSPRIPQMKMMKVHIPFTFKLHESSKSTYAEVECEVSSQVEYSLQAIWGVSIRELHLALWKPWNAMRDASLNGTLLQGHAQYLTPPQIRQPHGEETLRLSLPAPELELGTPPRLCYPLVIFLTRKDNRDPHPDETVALVNVVHIKDSVCTLPTSILAQYLKQANGQLSCLKQLYLATGNSTSYDEGDVSSGIGPALALAEPCNNSNGNTRDALVASGASDNEGSLWNSAGEQLCVVCQYFPLSRALLPCRHTCICASCFGKLDRCPMCRSPIKSYFCIRGEEYMPNDNDINPCKQRQATHGPSHWLHDWNDRLTDFLGFAR
- the LOC122858407 gene encoding acylphosphatase-1-like; protein product: MKKVTIIGAVSFVILIIIINFINQFYEDKNMQNNIGLDFEVFGRVQGVFFRKYTQKKAEELFIKGWCMNTKEGSVVGRLEGDKQKIEEMKEWLRVTGSPQSSIVDVKFKNEQIIDKINYPNFAIKK
- the LOC122858409 gene encoding BUD13 homolog; protein product: MVNVELNQQNYLKKYSSSGDDSKKKKKAKIGNITVKIIDDDIDINSIRPVIHHLNKRGPDSDLSPPRRKHPRRREAELYNKLSKNITGASQVPVFRDKKTGRRRDFAAEALEKREKEKRQAEIDEKYAKWGKGLKQVEDHTEKLNQDAYEMNKPMARYADDADLDAHQRRMLHAEDPMLEYVKEKQIKEGKRQPDKPTFQGSYMPNRFGIRPGCRWDGVDRSNSYEKRWFDARNSRTAVEEEAYKWSIADM
- the LOC122858408 gene encoding glyoxalase domain-containing protein 4 — its product is MVTGRALHFVFKIADRGLTAKFYREILGMKVLRHEEFSDGCDAACNGPYANRWSKTMIGYGPEDSHFVIELTYNYGIKSYELGNDFQGITIRSSDVIERAKKNNWPISYDNDIAVLQAPGGYKYYVINQPQSDNKDPVEKVTLSSSNLDKSIAYWKDLLAMKVYDQNDSKVVLGYGDNQTKLELKLIGTEINHAKAYGRIAFGIPYDEQPAVQKKMKETNNKILTDLITLETPGKASVRVIILADPDGHEICFVDEEGFRQLSVPDYPSEAILDKAIKKDPSV